The following proteins are encoded in a genomic region of Gossypium hirsutum isolate 1008001.06 chromosome D05, Gossypium_hirsutum_v2.1, whole genome shotgun sequence:
- the LOC107924019 gene encoding pre-mRNA-splicing factor SYF1 — protein sequence MSLPKELYPSQDDLLYEEELLRNPFSLKLWWRYLIARSDAPFKKRFIIYERALKALPGSYKLWHAYLRERLEIVRNLPVTHPQYETLNNTFERALVTMHKMPRIWIMYLSTLTEQKLITKTRRTFDRALCALPVTQHDRIWEPYLVFVSQRGIPIETSLRVYRRYLKYDPSHIEDFIEFLVNSNLWQEAAERLASVLNDGQFYSIKGKTKHRLWLELCDLLTTHATEVSGLNVDAIIRGGIRKFTDEVGRLWTSLADYYIRRNLFEKARDIFEEGMTTVVTVRDFSVIFDAYSQFEESMVALKMENMDLSDEEEEEEEEDEEDIRLDIALCKSKSKFEKKIFKGFWLHDDKDVDLRLARLEHLMNRRPELANSVLLRQNPHNVEQWHRRVKLFEGNPTKQILTYTEAVRTIDPMKAVGKPHTLWVAFAKLYETYKDLANARVIFDKAVQVNYKTVDHLASIWAEWAEMELRHKNFKGALELMRRATAEPSVEVKRRVAADGNEPVQMKLHKSLRLWTFYVDLEESLGTLESTRAVYERILDLRIATPQIIINYAFLLEENKYFEDAFKVYERGVKIFKYPHVKDIWVTYLSKFVKRYGKSKLERARELFEHAVETAPADAVKPLYLQYAKLEEDYGLAKRAMKVYDQATKAVPNHEKLDMYEIYIARAAEIFGVPKTREIYEQAIQSGLPDKDVKTMCLKYAELEKSLGEIDRARAIYVFASQFADPRSDADFWDKWREFEVQHGNEDTFREMLRIKRSVSASYSQTHFILPEYLMQKDQNIDEAKDKMKQAGISEDEMAALERQLLPAADNAIAKDNSRKVGFVSAGVESQADGGLKTTANLEDIDLPDESDSDEEKVEIAQKDVPSAVFGGIRKREDGDDIQDGDDASAAKEKGGKSLLGALERIKRQKQA from the exons ATGTCGCTGCCAAAGGAACTATACCCATCTCAAGATGACCTTCTTTACGAAGAAGAACTGTTAAGAAATCCCTTTAGTTTGAAACTCTGGTGGAGGTATTTAATAGCTAGATCAGATGCCCCTTTCAAGAAAAGATTTATTATCTACGAGCGAGCCTTGAAAGCTTTGCCTGGTAGTTACAAGCTTTGGCATGCTTATTTACGTGAACGTCTCGAGATTGTTCGCAATTTACCTGTTACTCACCCTCAATATGAAACCCTTAACAATACTTTTGAGAGGGCGCTTGTTACAATGCACAAGATGCCTAGGATTTGGATAATGTACTTGTCGACGTTAACTGAACAGAAATTGATTACTAAGACACGTAGGACGTTCGATAGAGCACTTTGTGCGTTGCCTGTGACTCAACATGATAGGATTTGGGAACCTTATTTGGTTTTTGTGAGTCAAAGGGGTATCCCCATTGAGACATCACTTAGGGTTTATAGgagatatttgaagtatgatCCTAGTCATATTGAGGATTTCATTGAGTTTTTGGTGAATTCAAATCTGTGGCAAGAAGCAGCAGAGAGGTTAGCGTCTGTTTTGAATGACGGTCAGTTTTATTCGATAAAGGGTAAAACTAAGCATCGGTTGTGGTTAGAGTTGTGTGATTTGCTCACAACACATGCGACAGAGGTTTCAGGGCTTAATGTGGATGCGATAATCAGAGGTGGAATTAGAAAATTTACGGATGAAGTTGGGAGACTTTGGACTTCACTTGCTGATTATTATATCAGAAGAAATCTGTTCGAGAAGGCGAGGGATATTTTTGAGGAGGGAATGACAACTGTGGTTACTGTGAGGGATTTCAGTGTCATATTTGACGCTTATTCACAATTTGAAGAGAGTATGGTTGCCCTTAAAATGGAGAACATGGATTTGAGtgatgaggaagaagaagaggaagaggaagacgAAGAAGACATCCGTTTGGACATTGCACTGTGCAAATCAAAATCCAAGTTTGAGAAGAAGATATTTAAGGGGTTTTGGTTGCATGATGATAAGGATGTTGATTTGAGGTTGGCTCGGTTAGAGCATTTAATGAATAGAAGGCCGGAATTGGCTAACAGTGTCCTTTTACGGCAGAATCCACATAATGTGGAGCAATGGCACCGTAGGGTCAAGTTATTTGAGGGAAATCCCACCAAGCAAATATTGACATACACAGAGGCAGTTAGGACGATTGACCCAATGAAAGCTGTTGGAAAGCCCCATACTCTATGGGTGGCTTTTGCAAAGCTGTATGAAACTTATAAAGATCTGGCGAATGCTCGTGTCATTTTTGATAAAGCTGTCCAAGTAAATTACAAGACTGTTGATCACCTGGCAAGTATATGGGCTGAGTGGGCAGAGATGGAGCTGAGGCACAAGAATTTCAAAGGTGCATTGGAGCTAATGAGACGTGCTACAGCTGAGCCTTCTGTTGAAGTCAAACGAAGAG tggCTGCTGATGGGAATGAACCTGTTCAGATGAAGCTACATAAATCCTTGAGGCTCTGGACATTCTATGTGGACTTGGAAGAGAGTCTGGGTACACTGGAGTCAACTCGAGCGGTCTATGAGAGAATACTTGATTTAAGAATTGCTACACCACAAATTATAATAAACTATGCATTTTTATTAGAG GAGAACAAATATTTTGAAGATGCTTTCAAAGTGTACGAAAGAGGGGTCAAGATATTCAAGTATCCACATGTGAAGGATATATGGGTCACTTATCTGTCGAAGTTTGTAAAGAGATATGGGAAATCAAAACTGGAACGAGCAAGGGAGCTGTTTGAGCATGCTGTTGAAAcg GCACCTGCTGATGCAGTAAAACCCCTGTATCTTCAATATGCAAAGCTGGAGGAGGATTATGGGCTAGCAAAACGAGCTATGAAGGTCTACGATCAAGCGACTAAAGCTGTTCCAAATCATGAGAAGCTTGACATGTATGAGATTTACATAGCCCGTGCAGCTGAGATCTTTGGTGTTCCAAAAACAAGAGAAATTTATGAGCAGGCAATACAGTCTGGCCTTCCAGATAAAGATGTGAAGACAATGTGTTTGAAATATGCAGAGTTAGAAAAGAGCTTAGGAGAAATTGATCGTGCTCGAGCAATATATGTATTTGCATCTCAGTTTGCTGATCCACGCTCTGATGCAGATTTTTGGGATAAATGGAGGGAGTTTGAGGTGCAACATGGTAATGAAGATACCTTCAGAGAAATGTTGCGTATTAAACGGAGTGTCTCTGCAAGTTATAGCCAG ACACACTTCATTCTCCCTGAGTATCTGATGCAGAAGGATCAGAACATCGATGAAGCTAAGGACAAAATGAAACAGGCTGGTATCTCTGAGGATGAAATGGCTGCTCTTGAAAGGCAGTTACTACCTGCGGCTGATAATGCTATTGCCAAAGACAACTCTAGGAAAGTAGGGTTTGTGAGTGCTGGAGTTGAGTCACAAGCCGATGGTGGGTTGAAAACAACAGCaaatcttgaagacattgatttGCCAGATGAAAGTGATTCGGATGAAGAAAAAGTTGAAATTGCACAAAAGGATGTCCCGTCTGCTGTGTTTGGAGGTATTCGGAAGAGGGAAGATGGCGATGACATTCAGGATGGAGATGATGCCTCGGCTGCCAAAGAAAAAGGCGGTAAGAGCCTACTGGGTGCACTTGAGCGAATTAAAAGGCAGAAACAAGCTTAG
- the LOC107924072 gene encoding transmembrane protein 184C yields MDFSHLNRGQMTLMGSAFCVVLSLHFTLQLVSQHLFYWKNPKEQKAILIIILMAPIYAAVSFVGLSDIRGSKAFFMFLESVKECYEAFVIAKFMALMYSYLNISISKNIVPDEIKGREIHHSFPMTLFQPRTVRLNHHTLKLLKYWTWQFVVIRPVCSVLMITLQLLQFYPSWLSWTFTIILNVSVSLALYSLVAFYHVFAKELEPHKPLAKFLCIKGIVFFCFWQGVVLDILVAVGIIRANHFWLDVEHLEEALQNVLVCLEMVVFAVLQQYAYHVYPYSGETEAKLKLGKKLE; encoded by the exons ATGGATTTTAGCCATTTAAATCGTGGGCAGATGACTCTGATGGGATCTGCGTTTTGTGTGGTGCTTTCGTTGCATTTCACACTGCAGCTTGTGTCACAGCATCTTTTTTACTGGAAAAACCCCAAGGAGCAGAAAGCTAtacttattattattcttatggCTCCTATATATGCTGCTGTCTCCTTTGTGGGTTTATCGGATATTAGAGGAAGCAAAGCCTTCTTCATGTTTCTGGAATCTGTCAAGGAATGTTACGAGGCTTTT GTGATCGCTAAGTTCATGGCTTTGATGTATAGTTACTTGAATATATCTATTAGCAAAAATATTGTACCTGATGAAATTAAAGGTAGAGAGATTCACCATTCATTTCCTATGACCCTTTTTCAG CCTCGAACAGTTAGGCTGAACCACCATACACTAAAGCTTCTCAAGTATTGGACATGGCAATTCGTTGTCATCCGCCCAGTGTGTTCTGTCTTGATGATAACCCTGCAACTTCTTCAGTTTTATCCATCTTGGTTGAGCTGGACATTCACAATCATCCTCAATGTGTCTGTTTCATTAGCATTATACTCTTTGGTAGCCTTTTACCATGTCTTTGCCAAAGAGTTGGAACCTCATAAGCCACTTGCGAAGTTCTTGTGCATCAAGGGAATTGTTTTCTTCTGCTTTTGGCAG GGAGTGGTGCTTGACATACTTGTTGCTGTGGGCATCATTCGAGCAAATCATTTCTGGTTGGATGTGGAGCACCTTGAGGAAGCTCTTCAGAACGTATTGGTGTGTCTCGAGATGGTTGTATTCGCTGTTCTCCAGCAGTATGCATACCATGTTTATCCGTATAGTGGAGAAACTGAAGCTAAGTTGAAGCTAGGCAAGAAACTTGAATGA
- the LOC107924071 gene encoding quinone oxidoreductase PIG3 — protein MKAVVITSPGDPEVLQLQEVEEPEIKDDEVLIKTEAAALNRGDIYQRQGFYPPPEGASTFPGLECSGIIEAVGENVSRWKVGDKVCALLSGGGYAEKVAVPAGQVLPVPSGVSLSDAASLPEVACTVWSTVFTMSRLCPGETLLIHGGSSGIGTFAIQIAKFKGAKVFVTAGDERKLAFCNDLGADLCINYKTEDFVVRVKEETEGKGVDVILDCVGAAYLQRNLDCLNVDGRLFIIGSISGFVAELNIAAMFAKRLSIQAAALRTRSVEEKASIVKEVEKNVWPAIMSGKVKPVVPQRFPLGEAAEAHRLMESGNHIGKILLIA, from the exons ATGAAGGCTGTAGTGATAACAAGTCCAGGTGATCCAGAAGTATTGCAGCTACAAGAAGTAGAAGAACCCGAAATCAAAGATGATGAAGTCCTTATCAAAACTGAGGCAGCAGCCCTGAACCGTGGTGACATCTATCAAAGACAAGGCTTTTACCCTCCACCTGAAGGTGCTAGCACTTTTCCAGGTCTTGAATGCTCAGGCATCATTGAAGCTGTCGGAGAGAATGTTTCTCGATGGAAAGTAGGAGATAAG GTGTGTGCTCTCCTAAGTGGAGGAGGGTATGCGGAGAAAGTGGCTGTTCCAGCAGGACAAGTTCTGCCTGTTCCATCAGGAGTTTCATTGTCGGATGCTGCCTCTCTCCCAGAGGTCGCCTGCACAGTCTGGTCCACTGTTTTTACGATGAGTCGGCTATGTCCTGGTGAAACGCTTCTG ATCCATGGGGGCTCTAGTGGAATTGGGACATTTGCCATTCAGATTGCAAAGTTCAAAGGAGCAAAAGTTTTTGTCACAGCAG GGGATGAGCGAAAATTAGCCTTTTGCAATGATCTTGGAGCCGATCTCTGCATCAATTACAAGACCGAGGACTTTGTAGTACGTGTAAAAGAGGAAACAGAAGGCAAAG GCGTTGATGTTATTCTGGATTGCGTTGGAGCAGCCTACCTCCAAAGAAACCTTGACTGCTTAAACGTCGATGGCAGACTTTTCATCATTGGCTCCATAAGTGGATTTGTCGCAGAACTAAACATCGCAGCTATGTTCGCAAAACGACTTTCAATCCAAG CGGCTGCCTTGCGGACAAGAAGTGTAGAAGAAAAGGCATCAATTGTAAAGGAAGTGGAGAAGAATGTTTGGCCTGCAATTATGTCGGGTAAGGTGAAGCCAGTGGTTCCCCAACGATTCCCACTTGGAGAAGCAGCTGAAGCTCACCGGCTTATGGAAAGTGGCAACCACATCGGGAAAATACTTCTTATTGCATAA
- the LOC107924430 gene encoding LOW QUALITY PROTEIN: uncharacterized protein (The sequence of the model RefSeq protein was modified relative to this genomic sequence to represent the inferred CDS: inserted 1 base in 1 codon), producing the protein MASASTWILSLKLLLISTGILGIALGLKISVPLVLEFSVSQAPLWWSGFRSWLKPPYLYVVINGIIITIAASSRFNQNNGEKDQMEQMQPRPKISEDQQPIVEYDTKSGWGSDAVESSDFVYEENQRGEEVATRVSEEESNVAVEDDRDGNEFVISKSEWIPPSRTDSSEIPLDALLIQEKPAPSSRFGHRKPVKVNPEGGRALKVAKPKRHETLENTWKMITEGKSMPLSRHLKKSDTWENHGRDINVEALTSSPLMKKSETFRDRTNYQLPPEQVSSFPASGKLXKEPSLSQDELNRRVEAFIKKFNDEMRLQRQESLNQYMEMVNRGS; encoded by the exons ATGGCGTCGGCGAGTACTTGGATATTGTCGCTAAAGTTACTTTTAATTTCTACCGGTATATTGGGTATAGCTTTAGGACTTAAAATCTCTGTTCCATTGGTTTTGGAATTCTCTGTTTCTCAAGCTCCGTTATGGTGGAGTGGTTTCCGTTCTTGGCTCAAGCCTCCATATCTTTACGTCGTCATCAACGGGATCATCATCACAATAGCAGCATCGTCGCGGTTTAACCAAAACAACGGCGAGAAAGATCAGATGGAGCAGATGCAACCGCGGCCGAAGATCTCGGAGGATCAACAACCAATTGTGGAGTATGATACAAAGAGCGGGTGGGGCTCCGACGCAGTGGAATCCAGTGATTTCGTGTACGAGGAAAATCAGAGAGGAGAAGAGGTGGCAACCAGGGTTTCCGAGGAGGAGAGCAATGTGGCGGTTGAAGATGACAGAGATGGAAACGAGTTTGTTATCTCTAAGTCGGAGTGGATTCCTCCAAGTAGAACGGATTCTTCGGAGATTCCGTTGGATGCTCTGCTTATACAGGAGAAACCTGCTCCTTCTTCTAGATTCGGTCACCGGAAACCTGTTAAAGTCAATCCCGAAG GTGGGCGAGCGTTGAAAGTGGCGAAGCCAAAACGGCATGAGACGCTGGAAAACACTTGGAAGATGATAACGGAGGGGAAATCAATGCCGTTGTCCAGACACTTGAAGAAGTCGGACACGTGGGAGAATCACGGCCGTGATATCAACGTGGAGGCATTGACCAGCTCCCCTCTGATGAAGAAATCGGAAACGTTCAGAGACCGGACCAATTACCAGCTGCCACCCGAACAAGTAAGCTCTTTCCCGGCTTCAGGAAAGC AGAAAGAACCGTCGCTGAGTCAGGACGAGTTGAATCGTCGAGTGGAAGCTTTTATAAAGAAGTTTAATGACGAGATGAGGTTACAGAGACAAGAATCACTTAATCAGTACATGGAAATGGTTAACCGTGGAAGTTAG
- the LOC107924047 gene encoding vacuolar protein sorting-associated protein 28 homolog 1 — translation MIYIKSFTQMDVKLWHDKWEGEMYKTFVELYAIIKTSEKLGKKAYVRDIIFSSSEYETECQKLICHVPSIKCSAFTFKINRLGTYGVPAIAASATSSAAIVAECVLNFVTAIIDSLKLNMAAVDQVHPLLPDLAASLDKFGILPPDFKGKMKMKEMGFKVVELGSDPTYSFLFFSSVANCWILLSDIRKADNSV, via the coding sequence atgatatatataaagtCCTTTACCCAAATGGACGTTAAGCTCTGGCACGACAAGTGGGAGGGAGAAATGTATAAAACTTTCGTGGAGTTGTATGCCATTATCAAAACATCTGAGAAGCTTGGGAAGAAGGCTTATGTGAGGGATATTATTTTCTCATCATCTGAATATGAAACTGAGTGCCAAAAGCTTATTTGCCATGTCCCTAGCATTAAATGTTCTGcatttacatttaaaataaatcgTCTGGGGACCTATGGGGTGCCTGCCATTGCTGCATCTGCTACTTCCTCTGCTGCCATTGTGGCTGAATGCGTGCTGAATTTCGTTACTGCCATCATCGATTCTCTGAAACTCAATATGGCGGCAGTTGATCAAGTGCATCCTCTGTTGCCTGACCTCGCAGCATCACTTGATAAGTTTGGTATTTTGCCACCTGATTTCAAAgggaagatgaagatgaaggaaATGGGTTTCAAGGTTGTCGAGCTCGGAAGCGATCCAACAtacagttttttatttttttcaagtgTTGCTAACTGCTGGATTCTTCTCAGTGATATCCGTAAAGCTGATAACAGCGTATAA